From Peromyscus maniculatus bairdii isolate BWxNUB_F1_BW_parent chromosome 8, HU_Pman_BW_mat_3.1, whole genome shotgun sequence, a single genomic window includes:
- the Aldh3a2 gene encoding aldehyde dehydrogenase family 3 member A2 isoform X1, with protein sequence MEHQVQRLRQAFRSGRSRPLRFRLQQLEALRRMVQEREKDILAAIAADLSKSELNAYSHEVITILGEIDFMLANLSELASAKPAKKNLLTMLDEAYVQPEPLGVVLIIGAWNYPFVLIMQPLVGAIAAGNAVIVKPSELSENTAKILAKLLPQYLDQDLYAVVNGGVAETTELLKQRFDHILYTGNTAVGKIVMEAAAKHLTPVTLELGGKSPCYIDRDCDLDIACRRITWGKYMNCGQTCIAPDYILCEASLQDQIVQKVKETVKDFYGENIKESPDYERIINLRHFKRLQSLLKGQKIAFGGETDEATRYIAPTILTDVDPNSKVMQEEIFGPILPIVSVKNVDEAINFINDREKPLALYVFSHNNKLIKRVIDETSSGGVTGNDVIMHFTVNSLPFGGVGASGMGAYHGKYSFDTFSHQRPCLLKGLKGESVNKLRYPPNSQSKLGWAKFFLLKQLGRRELVIMIVSVLAVAAAIFVKKYQGLPRGNALLASLIVDRLRWSSKH encoded by the exons aGTGAACTCAACGCATACAGTCATGAAGTCATCACCATCCTTGGGGAGATTGATTTTATGCTGGCAAATCTTTCTGAATTGGCTTCTGCTAAGCCGGCTAAGAAGAACCTGCTTACCATGCTGGATGAGGCCTATGTTCAGCCAGAGCCTCTGGGGGTCGTACTGATTATCGGAGCGTGGAACTACCCTTTCGTCCTTATCATGCAGCCCCTGGTGGGGGCCATCgctgcag GAAATGCTGTGATTGTGAAGCCTTCAGAACTAAGTGAAAACACAGCCAAGATCTTGGCTAAACTCCTCCCTCAATATTTAGACCAG GACCTGTATGCGGTAGTTAATGGCGGTGTTGCTGAGACCACAGAGCTCCTGAAGCAGCGCTTTGATCACATTCTCTACACAGGAAACACTGCAGTTGGAAAAATTGTCATGGAAGCTGCTGCCAAACACCTGACCCCTGTGACCCTGGAACTCGGGGGGAAAAGCCCGTGTTACATTGACCGAGACTGTGACCTGGACATCGCTTGCCG ACGCATAACCTGGGGAAAGTACATGAATTGTGGTCAGACCTGTATTGCTCCAGACTACATCCTCTGCGAAGCCTCCCTCCAGGATCAGATAGTGCAGAAGGTTAAGGAAACGGTGAAG GACTTTTATGGGGAAAATATAAAAGAGTCTCCTGATTATGAAAGGATCATCAATCTTCGTCACTTTAAGAGGTTACAAAGTTTGCTTAAAGGACAGAAAATAGCTTTTGGCGGGGAGACTGATGAGGCCACACGCTACATAG cccCAACCATACTTACTGATGTTGATCCTAATTCCAAGGTGATGCAAGAAGAAATTTTTGGACCAATTCTTCCAATAGTGTCTGTGAAAAATGTAGATGAAGCCATTAATTTCATTAATGATCGTGAAAAGCCTCTGGCACTCTACGTATTTTCTCATAACAATAAG CTCATCAAACGGGTGATTGATGAGACGTCCAGTGGCGGAGTCACAGGCAATGATGTCATCATGCACTTCACTGTCAATTCTCTGCCCTTTGGAGGTGTGG GTGCCAGTGGAATGGGGGCTTATCATGGAAAATACAGTTTTGATACCTTTTCTCATCAGCGCCCCTGTTTATTAAAAGGGCTAAAGGGAGAAAGTGTTAACAAGCTCAGGTACCCTCCCAACAGCCAGTCCAAGCTCGGTTGGGCAAAGTTCTTCCTGCTGAAACAGCTCGGCAGAAGAGAGCTGGTGATAATGATAGTCTCAGtcttggctgtggctgcagcTATATTTGTCAAG AAATACCAAGGTCTGCCGAGGGGGAATGCCCTGTTGGCTTCTCTGATAGTTGACAGACTGCGCTGGTCCAGTAAACACTGA